The Sulfurihydrogenibium sp. YO3AOP1 genome has a window encoding:
- the rplC gene encoding 50S ribosomal protein L3 — protein MPKGIIGKKIGMTKVFVNGKAIPVTVIQAGPCYVAYTRTQEKDGYNAVALTFGERKEKNIPKPLLAIFKKANIKPAKVIKEFPLKDGETVEPGQEIRIENVFEKGDLVDITGKSKGRGFTSVMKRWDFAGFPKSHGHRYHRAVGSIGCRTEPGRVWKTKRMAGHYGNETVTVLGLEVVDIIPEKNVILVKGSVPGAPNSTVFLKQSVIADRRKGKLKLAKSKAMYA, from the coding sequence ATGCCAAAAGGCATAATTGGAAAAAAAATAGGAATGACGAAAGTTTTTGTTAATGGAAAGGCAATTCCTGTAACAGTTATACAAGCTGGACCTTGCTATGTGGCTTATACAAGAACCCAGGAAAAGGATGGGTATAATGCAGTTGCTCTTACCTTTGGAGAAAGAAAAGAAAAAAATATTCCAAAGCCATTACTTGCAATTTTCAAAAAAGCTAACATAAAACCTGCAAAAGTTATTAAGGAATTTCCTTTAAAAGATGGAGAAACCGTAGAGCCTGGACAAGAAATTAGGATCGAAAATGTTTTTGAAAAAGGTGATTTAGTAGATATCACAGGCAAATCAAAAGGTAGAGGTTTTACCTCTGTAATGAAAAGATGGGACTTTGCAGGATTTCCTAAATCTCATGGTCATAGATATCACAGAGCTGTAGGTTCTATCGGTTGTAGAACAGAGCCAGGTAGAGTTTGGAAGACAAAGAGAATGGCGGGTCATTACGGTAATGAAACAGTAACAGTACTTGGCCTTGAAGTTGTTGATATAATTCCAGAAAAAAATGTAATATTAGTAAAAGGGTCTGTACCTGGTGCTCCAAACTCAACAGTATTCTTAAAACAAAGTGTAATAGCTGATAGAAGAAAAGGAAAATTAAAATTAGCAAAATCAAAAGCAATGTATGCTTAA
- the rpsJ gene encoding 30S ribosomal protein S10, which produces MQEKIRIKLKAFDHKVLDQSVKQIVDTVKRGGGLVKGPIPLPTRRRVWCVHRSPHKFEQSREHFEMRIHKRLIEIENATPQTIEALMDISLPAGVEVEIKLS; this is translated from the coding sequence ATGCAGGAGAAAATCAGAATAAAGTTAAAAGCTTTTGACCATAAAGTTTTAGATCAATCTGTAAAACAAATTGTTGATACTGTTAAAAGAGGTGGAGGACTCGTAAAGGGTCCTATCCCTTTGCCTACAAGAAGAAGAGTTTGGTGTGTACACAGATCGCCACACAAGTTTGAACAATCCAGAGAACATTTTGAGATGAGAATTCATAAAAGACTTATAGAAATTGAAAATGCAACACCTCAAACTATAGAGGCTTTAATGGACATAAGCCTTCCAGCTGGTGTTGAAGTTGAAATCAAACTAAGTTAA
- the rplW gene encoding 50S ribosomal protein L23: MKTIYDIIIRPVLTEKAVKDNEKKNTLTFEVDMNASKTEIKEAVEKIFNVKVKEVRTLIVKPKPKRFGFRSSGYKKAWKKAIVKVESEKPINIAELV; the protein is encoded by the coding sequence ATGAAAACCATCTATGACATTATAATTAGACCTGTTCTTACAGAAAAAGCTGTAAAAGACAATGAAAAAAAGAACACTTTAACTTTTGAAGTTGACATGAACGCAAGTAAAACAGAAATCAAAGAAGCGGTAGAAAAGATTTTTAACGTAAAAGTTAAAGAAGTAAGAACTCTGATAGTTAAACCAAAGCCAAAAAGATTTGGCTTTAGGTCCTCTGGATACAAGAAAGCATGGAAAAAAGCTATTGTAAAAGTAGAGTCTGAAAAACCAATCAATATAGCTGAATTAGTATGA
- the rplV gene encoding 50S ribosomal protein L22 → MENTARAILRYAHLSPYKARQVINLIRGKDIATALAILSQIPKKSARIVEKVLKSAIANAEFKGMDIDNLYISKIHAEEGPMLKRYTPKAHGRATMIRRRFSHIYVYLAEKQQEDK, encoded by the coding sequence ATGGAGAATACCGCAAGAGCAATTTTAAGATACGCTCACCTTTCACCTTATAAGGCAAGACAGGTAATAAACCTTATCAGAGGAAAAGATATTGCAACGGCTTTGGCTATCTTATCTCAAATTCCTAAAAAGTCGGCAAGAATAGTTGAAAAAGTTTTGAAAAGTGCGATAGCAAACGCCGAGTTTAAAGGAATGGACATTGACAACCTTTATATCTCTAAAATCCATGCAGAAGAAGGACCAATGTTAAAAAGATATACTCCAAAAGCACATGGAAGAGCAACAATGATTAGAAGAAGATTTAGTCATATATATGTATACTTGGCTGAAAAGCAGCAGGAGGATAAGTAA
- the rpsS gene encoding 30S ribosomal protein S19, whose amino-acid sequence MGYKGKWNERNKNPYVNEKILKKIIKMNETGERKIIKVWDRSCTITQEMVGHTIAVYNGQKFIPVYIQPEMVGHKLGEFSLTRTFRGHPDKSAKVVKKK is encoded by the coding sequence ATGGGTTATAAAGGAAAGTGGAACGAAAGAAATAAAAATCCTTATGTAAATGAAAAAATACTTAAAAAAATTATAAAAATGAATGAAACAGGTGAAAGAAAAATTATAAAAGTATGGGATAGATCTTGCACTATTACACAAGAAATGGTTGGACATACAATTGCTGTTTATAATGGACAAAAATTTATACCAGTTTACATCCAGCCAGAAATGGTTGGACACAAACTTGGCGAGTTCTCTTTAACAAGAACATTTAGAGGGCACCCAGACAAATCAGCAAAAGTTGTAAAGAAAAAGTAG
- the rplB gene encoding 50S ribosomal protein L2, with protein MGVRKLKPVTNGTRHAILYDFAEITKSEPEKSLVEPLKKHAGRNNQGRITVRHRGGGHKRLYRIIDFKRDKWGIPAKVAAIEYDPNRSARIALLHYLDGEKRYIIWPEGLKVGDYIMAGPDAEIKVGNALPLENIPVGTLVHNIELTPGKGGQLVRAAGMSAQILGREGDYVQIRLPSGELRLVYKKCMATIGAVGLAEHELLELGKAGRSRWLGIRPTVRGTAMNPADHPHGGGEGRTFGKHPVSPWGLPTKGYKTRRGAKYSDKFIIKRRGK; from the coding sequence ATGGGTGTTAGAAAATTAAAACCAGTAACAAATGGAACAAGACATGCAATCCTATATGATTTTGCTGAAATTACAAAATCAGAACCGGAAAAATCATTAGTTGAGCCACTTAAAAAGCATGCAGGAAGAAATAATCAAGGTAGAATCACTGTAAGACACAGAGGTGGCGGTCATAAAAGACTATACAGAATTATAGATTTCAAAAGAGACAAATGGGGAATTCCTGCAAAAGTTGCGGCGATTGAGTATGACCCAAACAGAAGTGCAAGAATCGCTCTTTTACACTACTTAGATGGTGAAAAAAGATACATCATCTGGCCAGAAGGATTAAAAGTGGGTGATTATATAATGGCTGGACCGGATGCAGAGATTAAAGTCGGCAATGCACTACCTCTTGAAAACATACCGGTTGGTACACTTGTTCATAACATTGAATTAACACCGGGTAAAGGTGGCCAGCTTGTTAGAGCCGCTGGAATGTCTGCTCAAATACTTGGAAGAGAAGGCGATTATGTACAAATAAGATTGCCATCCGGGGAGCTAAGATTGGTTTATAAAAAGTGCATGGCTACGATTGGAGCAGTTGGTCTTGCTGAGCATGAACTTTTAGAGCTTGGTAAAGCTGGAAGGTCAAGATGGCTTGGAATTAGACCTACTGTTAGAGGTACTGCAATGAACCCAGCAGACCACCCACACGGTGGTGGTGAAGGTAGAACTTTTGGTAAGCATCCAGTTTCTCCTTGGGGATTACCAACTAAGGGATACAAAACAAGGAGAGGTGCAAAATACTCTGATAAATTCATAATAAAGCGTAGAGGTAAATAA
- the tuf gene encoding elongation factor Tu codes for MAKEKFVRGKEHLNVGTIGHVDHGKTTLTAAITYVQSKKGLAKFVGYGDIDKAPEERERGITINITHVEYETEKRHYAHVDCPGHADYIKNMITGAAQMDGAILVVSAADGPMPQTREHVLLARQVNVPYIVVFLNKCDMVDDPELIDLVEMEVRELLSKYDFPGDEVPVIRGSALGALNDDPKWFASVEELLKAMDEYIPTPPRETDKPFLMAVEDVFTITGRGTVVTGRVERGTLKVGDEVEIVGLSEEKKKTVVTGIEMFRKQLDEAIAGDNVGVLLRGITKDEVERGQVLAKPGTITPHKKFKAQVYVLSKEEGGRHTPFFLGYRPQFYIRTADITGTVVELPEGQEMVMPGDNVELTVELMVPVAMEEQMRFAIREGGRTVGAGVVTKIIE; via the coding sequence ATGGCAAAAGAGAAATTTGTAAGAGGAAAAGAGCACCTAAACGTAGGAACAATAGGGCACGTTGACCACGGAAAAACAACATTAACAGCAGCAATCACATACGTACAAAGCAAAAAAGGATTAGCAAAATTTGTTGGATATGGAGACATAGACAAAGCTCCAGAAGAAAGAGAAAGAGGAATTACAATCAATATCACACACGTAGAATATGAGACAGAAAAAAGACACTATGCACACGTAGACTGCCCAGGACACGCAGACTACATCAAGAACATGATCACCGGTGCAGCGCAAATGGATGGAGCAATCCTTGTAGTATCAGCAGCAGACGGACCAATGCCACAAACAAGAGAACACGTACTCCTTGCAAGACAGGTTAACGTACCATACATCGTAGTATTCTTAAACAAATGCGACATGGTAGACGACCCAGAACTAATAGACTTAGTAGAAATGGAAGTAAGAGAACTACTAAGTAAATATGACTTTCCAGGAGATGAAGTGCCTGTAATAAGAGGGTCAGCACTTGGAGCATTAAACGATGACCCAAAATGGTTTGCATCAGTAGAAGAGCTATTAAAAGCAATGGATGAATACATACCAACACCTCCAAGAGAAACAGACAAACCATTCCTAATGGCAGTAGAAGACGTATTCACAATAACAGGAAGAGGAACGGTAGTAACAGGAAGAGTAGAAAGAGGAACATTAAAAGTAGGTGACGAAGTAGAGATAGTAGGACTATCGGAAGAGAAGAAGAAGACAGTAGTAACAGGAATCGAGATGTTCAGAAAACAATTAGATGAAGCAATAGCAGGAGACAACGTAGGAGTACTATTAAGAGGAATCACAAAAGACGAAGTAGAAAGAGGACAAGTATTAGCAAAACCGGGAACAATCACACCACACAAGAAATTCAAAGCACAAGTATACGTATTAAGCAAAGAAGAAGGTGGAAGACATACACCATTCTTCTTAGGATACAGACCACAGTTTTACATCAGAACAGCAGACATAACAGGAACAGTAGTAGAATTACCAGAAGGGCAAGAGATGGTAATGCCAGGAGATAACGTAGAGTTAACAGTAGAGTTAATGGTACCAGTAGCTATGGAAGAGCAAATGAGATTTGCGATAAGAGAAGGTGGAAGAACAGTAGGTGCTGGTGTTGTTACTAAAATAATTGAATAA
- the rpsC gene encoding 30S ribosomal protein S3, producing MGQKVHPTGFRLGITQDWKSKWYSEKKKYTQTLHEDIKIRKFIEERYKQAGISSVLIERLGDRMRVKIMAARPGIVIGAKGAEVEKLNEIIKKLTSTKEVIVNVDEVKKPELDAKLVAEDIALQLERRVTHRRAMKKAIDSALKAGAKGIKTQVGGRIGGVDLARKEWFMAGRMPLQTLKADIDYGTARASTKYGILGIKVWIYKGDKLEGKAEEVLSRVEEELHTT from the coding sequence ATGGGTCAAAAAGTACATCCAACAGGATTTAGATTAGGTATAACACAAGACTGGAAATCAAAATGGTACTCTGAAAAGAAAAAGTATACTCAAACTCTCCATGAAGATATAAAAATAAGAAAGTTTATTGAAGAAAGATACAAACAAGCTGGAATCTCTTCTGTATTGATAGAAAGGCTTGGGGATAGAATGAGAGTTAAAATCATGGCTGCAAGACCAGGTATCGTTATAGGTGCTAAGGGTGCTGAAGTTGAGAAATTAAATGAAATAATCAAAAAATTAACATCTACAAAAGAAGTAATTGTAAACGTTGATGAAGTGAAAAAACCAGAATTAGACGCCAAATTAGTTGCTGAAGATATCGCTCTTCAATTAGAAAGAAGGGTAACTCACAGAAGAGCAATGAAAAAGGCTATAGATTCTGCTTTAAAAGCTGGTGCAAAAGGAATTAAAACACAAGTTGGTGGAAGAATAGGCGGTGTGGATTTAGCAAGAAAAGAGTGGTTTATGGCTGGAAGAATGCCACTCCAAACTTTAAAAGCAGATATTGACTATGGAACAGCCAGAGCTTCTACAAAATACGGTATCCTTGGAATTAAAGTATGGATATATAAAGGCGATAAATTAGAAGGAAAAGCGGAAGAAGTTCT
- the rplD gene encoding 50S ribosomal protein L4, producing the protein MEFNVVNNKNEVIGKINLKEDIFKTEVNQGTVWEVIKWHLASKRAGTASTKTRAEVAGSNRKIYPQKGTGRARHGDIKANIFVGGGVAHGPHPRDYYFALPKKVRRKVLKGVLTYKLNNNELIVVDDFNFEAPKTKNAIEVLKSFGLENSKVLLVLPEKLENVIKSFRNIPKVKILLAEGINSYDVLNNDKVIIFKSALEKIQERLAQ; encoded by the coding sequence ATGGAATTTAATGTAGTTAATAATAAAAACGAAGTTATTGGAAAAATAAATTTAAAAGAAGATATATTTAAAACAGAAGTAAACCAAGGTACAGTTTGGGAAGTAATTAAATGGCATCTTGCATCTAAAAGAGCAGGGACAGCAAGCACAAAGACAAGAGCTGAAGTTGCAGGGTCAAACAGAAAAATTTACCCACAAAAAGGAACTGGTAGAGCAAGACATGGTGATATAAAAGCAAATATCTTTGTAGGTGGCGGAGTTGCTCACGGACCACATCCAAGGGATTATTATTTTGCTCTGCCCAAGAAAGTAAGAAGAAAAGTATTAAAGGGCGTTCTTACTTACAAGTTAAATAACAACGAATTAATAGTTGTAGATGACTTTAACTTTGAAGCACCTAAAACGAAAAATGCTATAGAAGTATTAAAAAGTTTTGGTTTAGAAAATTCAAAAGTTTTATTGGTTTTACCAGAAAAATTAGAAAATGTCATTAAATCCTTTAGAAACATTCCAAAAGTAAAAATATTACTTGCAGAAGGTATAAACTCTTACGATGTTTTAAACAATGATAAAGTAATTATATTTAAGTCTGCATTAGAAAAGATTCAAGAGAGGTTAGCACAATGA